The following are encoded together in the Methylorubrum sp. B1-46 genome:
- a CDS encoding YnfA family protein, giving the protein MSRTLLAYSGAALAEIAGCFAFWAWLRLERTAWWVAPGMASLALFAWLLTLVESDAAGRTYAAYGGVYIVASILWLWGIEGHRPDRWDMAGGAICLAGMAVILFGPRGG; this is encoded by the coding sequence ATGAGCAGAACCCTTCTCGCCTATTCGGGAGCCGCACTGGCCGAGATCGCCGGGTGCTTCGCCTTCTGGGCGTGGCTGCGGCTGGAGCGGACGGCCTGGTGGGTTGCACCGGGGATGGCTTCGCTGGCGCTGTTCGCGTGGCTTCTCACCTTGGTGGAGAGCGATGCCGCCGGGCGCACCTACGCTGCCTATGGCGGCGTCTACATCGTCGCCTCGATCCTCTGGCTCTGGGGGATCGAGGGGCACCGGCCCGACCGCTGGGACATGGCCGGCGGGGCGATCTGCCTCGCCGGGATGGCGGTCATCCTGTTCGGTCCGCGGGGCGGCTGA
- the treS gene encoding maltose alpha-D-glucosyltransferase, producing the protein MIDRSDPQWYRDAIIYQIHVKSFFDSSNDGIGDFEGLTQKLDYVRDLGVTAIWLMPFYPSPLRDDGYDIADYRDINPSYGTMEDFRAFVAAAHERGLRVITELVINHTSDQHPWFQRAREAPPGSPERNFYVWSDTDEPYSDTRIIFLDTEVSNWTWDPVAKQYFWHRFYSHQPDLNFDNPAVLEAVIEVMRYWLDMGVDGLRLDAIPYLIERDGTNCENLAETHDVIKKIRAALDESYPDRMLLAEANQWPEETAQYFGDGDECHMAFHFPLMPRMYMAIAREDRHPITDIMRQTPEIPEGCQWAIFLRNHDELTLEMVTAEERDYLWSFYAAERRARINLGIRRRLAPLLENDRRKIELMKSLVLSMPGTPVLYYGDEIGMGDNIYLGDRDGVRTPMQWSPDRNGGFSRANPQRLFLPSIQDPIYGYDAINVEAQIQAQTSLLNWTRRMIAIRNNSVALGRGAIQFLYPANRKVLAWIREHENERILCVANLSRAPQAVQLDLSDLRGAIPIELTGGTAFPAIGELPYLLTLPAYGFYWFSLSVANTGEIGPQPQSPELFTLVLTGGIETLIKGRERTAFERTVAPPFIGSRRWFGAKGSRIKSVQVDDSAIVKDATGEGKFLLPRVAVTLANGERQDYFVPLAVEEGREDEALLDHAVARVRRGPRTGLLYEAAAAAPFTVALIEAMRDDVTIPSERGSIVFSTTSAYDPEVPFEAADVRRLSAEQSNTSIAIGARMMLKLLRRLQPGTHPEIEIGRFLTEQAHFANTPALLGVVEHVAEDGTRTALALLQKFVLNQGDAWTLMLEGLRRDFETVVLAPESEAPTPEDAFNAHLRWAILLGQRTAELHRAFSIETDDPAFAVEPFEADDLAALVNDARHQAARAFKGLDAITAWSPGSASEALAARRGEVETLIDELAAGPLRGATKTRIHGDYHLGQVLASEGDLIIVDFEGEPSRPVEQRRAKSTPLRDVAGMLRSFAYGAETVVREITARFGDSEERARNAAIAWRGMIDAAFLDGYGQAVAGSRAAVEDAETHRGLLRLSLLTKALYEVDYEVNNRPDWIEIPARGVLNILDEAKRDRASV; encoded by the coding sequence ATGATCGATCGCAGCGATCCGCAGTGGTACCGTGACGCCATCATCTACCAGATCCACGTCAAGTCGTTCTTCGACTCGTCGAACGATGGGATCGGGGACTTCGAGGGCCTGACGCAGAAGCTCGACTATGTCCGCGACCTCGGGGTCACGGCGATCTGGCTGATGCCGTTCTATCCCTCGCCGCTGCGCGACGACGGCTACGACATCGCCGACTACCGCGACATCAACCCGTCCTACGGGACGATGGAGGATTTCAGGGCCTTCGTGGCGGCGGCGCACGAGCGGGGCCTGCGCGTCATCACCGAGCTGGTCATCAACCACACCTCGGACCAGCATCCCTGGTTCCAGCGCGCTCGCGAGGCACCTCCCGGATCACCCGAACGGAACTTCTACGTCTGGTCGGACACCGACGAGCCGTACAGCGACACGCGTATCATCTTCCTCGACACGGAAGTCTCGAACTGGACCTGGGACCCGGTCGCGAAGCAGTATTTCTGGCACCGTTTCTACTCGCACCAGCCCGACCTGAACTTCGACAACCCGGCTGTGCTGGAAGCCGTGATCGAGGTGATGCGCTACTGGCTCGACATGGGCGTGGACGGGCTTCGCCTCGACGCGATCCCCTACCTGATCGAGCGCGACGGAACGAACTGCGAGAACCTCGCGGAGACGCACGACGTCATCAAGAAGATACGCGCGGCGCTCGACGAGAGCTATCCCGACCGGATGCTGCTGGCCGAGGCCAACCAGTGGCCGGAAGAAACGGCCCAGTATTTCGGTGACGGCGACGAATGCCACATGGCGTTCCACTTCCCGCTGATGCCGCGGATGTACATGGCGATCGCCCGCGAGGATCGGCACCCGATCACCGACATCATGCGCCAGACCCCGGAGATCCCGGAAGGCTGCCAGTGGGCGATCTTCCTGCGCAACCACGACGAGCTGACGCTCGAAATGGTGACGGCCGAAGAGCGTGACTATCTCTGGTCGTTCTACGCCGCCGAGCGGCGCGCCCGCATCAATCTCGGCATCCGCCGCCGCCTCGCGCCGCTGCTGGAGAACGACCGGCGCAAGATCGAGCTGATGAAGTCCCTCGTTCTGTCGATGCCCGGCACGCCGGTGCTCTATTACGGCGACGAGATCGGCATGGGCGACAACATCTATCTCGGCGACCGCGACGGTGTGCGCACGCCAATGCAGTGGTCACCGGACCGGAACGGCGGCTTCTCGCGCGCCAACCCGCAGCGGCTGTTCCTGCCCTCGATCCAAGACCCGATCTACGGTTACGACGCGATCAACGTCGAAGCGCAGATCCAGGCGCAGACCTCACTGCTGAACTGGACGCGGCGCATGATCGCGATCCGCAACAACTCCGTCGCGCTCGGGCGCGGCGCGATCCAGTTCCTCTATCCGGCCAACCGCAAGGTGCTCGCCTGGATCCGCGAACACGAGAACGAGCGCATCCTCTGCGTCGCCAATCTATCGCGGGCGCCGCAGGCGGTGCAGCTCGACCTGTCCGACCTGCGCGGCGCGATCCCGATCGAGCTGACCGGCGGCACCGCCTTCCCGGCCATCGGCGAGCTGCCCTACCTGCTGACGCTGCCGGCCTACGGCTTCTACTGGTTCTCGCTGTCGGTCGCGAATACCGGCGAGATCGGCCCGCAGCCGCAGAGCCCCGAACTGTTCACGCTGGTGCTCACCGGCGGCATCGAGACCCTGATCAAGGGCCGCGAGCGCACCGCCTTCGAGCGCACCGTGGCGCCGCCCTTCATCGGCTCGCGCCGCTGGTTCGGCGCCAAGGGCTCGCGCATCAAGTCGGTGCAGGTCGATGACAGCGCCATCGTCAAGGATGCCACCGGCGAGGGCAAGTTCCTGCTGCCGCGGGTGGCGGTGACGCTCGCTAACGGCGAGCGGCAGGATTATTTCGTGCCGCTCGCGGTCGAGGAAGGCCGTGAGGACGAGGCGCTGCTGGACCACGCGGTCGCCCGCGTGCGCCGCGGCCCGCGCACCGGCCTGCTCTACGAGGCCGCCGCCGCGGCCCCCTTCACGGTCGCCCTGATCGAAGCGATGCGCGACGACGTGACGATCCCGTCCGAGCGCGGCAGTATCGTCTTCTCGACGACCTCGGCCTACGATCCGGAGGTGCCATTCGAGGCCGCCGACGTGCGCCGCCTCTCGGCCGAACAGAGCAACACCTCGATCGCCATCGGCGCCCGGATGATGCTCAAGCTGCTGCGCCGCCTCCAGCCCGGCACGCATCCGGAAATCGAGATCGGGCGCTTCCTCACCGAGCAGGCGCATTTCGCCAACACGCCCGCTCTGCTCGGCGTGGTCGAGCACGTGGCCGAAGACGGCACCCGCACGGCGCTGGCGCTCCTCCAGAAGTTCGTCCTGAACCAGGGCGATGCCTGGACGCTGATGCTGGAGGGCCTGCGGCGCGACTTCGAGACCGTGGTGCTCGCCCCCGAGAGCGAGGCGCCGACGCCGGAGGACGCCTTCAACGCGCATCTGCGCTGGGCGATTCTGCTCGGCCAGCGCACGGCCGAGCTGCATCGGGCCTTCTCGATCGAGACCGATGACCCGGCCTTCGCGGTCGAGCCCTTCGAGGCCGACGATCTCGCCGCGCTGGTGAACGATGCCCGCCATCAGGCAGCCCGGGCCTTCAAGGGCCTCGATGCGATCACGGCGTGGTCGCCGGGGTCGGCCAGCGAGGCGCTGGCCGCCCGCCGTGGCGAGGTCGAGACCCTCATCGACGAGCTGGCCGCCGGCCCGCTGCGGGGCGCCACTAAGACGCGTATCCACGGCGACTATCACCTCGGCCAGGTGCTGGCCTCCGAGGGCGATCTCATCATCGTCGATTTCGAGGGCGAGCCCTCGCGCCCTGTCGAGCAGCGCCGGGCCAAATCGACGCCGCTGCGCGACGTCGCCGGCATGCTGCGCTCTTTCGCCTACGGGGCCGAGACCGTGGTGCGCGAGATCACCGCCCGCTTCGGCGACAGCGAGGAGCGCGCCCGCAACGCGGCGATCGCGTGGCGCGGCATGATCGATGCAGCGTTCCTCGACGGCTACGGACAAGCCGTGGCCGGCAGCCGGGCGGCGGTGGAGGATGCGGAGACGCATCGCGGCCTGCTGCGCCTGAGCCTGCTGACCAAGGCGCTCTACGAGGTCGATTACGAGGTCAACAACCGCCCCGACTGGATCGAAATCCCGGCACGGGGTGTTCTCAACATACTGGATGAGGCCAAGCGCGACCGCGCTTCGGTCTGA
- a CDS encoding maltotransferase domain-containing protein, protein MNAPNTAMAPATRTGAETVALPAAFAPRAQGPRIYNLFPLLVGTVSAWTTELPRIAGLGFDWVYLNPFHQTGGSRSLYAVADLDALDERFRDPDGTPDDEQITRFCRAAASHGLSVMSDLVINHTADNARLFHERPNLFVRDADGKPVSPAAIDPDDPSKRTVWGDLIELDYHSEHARDELTRIFDGYIARLQRLGVRGFRCDAAYKVPPDVWRALIQAAKQREPDTLFAAETLGCTFEEAQATAGAGFDYLFNSFAWWNLKAPWALEQYERLRIVAPSIAFPENHDMSRLAADIPGGAEAVAQRLKTRYALAAFFSAGVLMPIGYEWGYARALHVVETHPGSREHETGIDISGYVAAINALKAEIPAANVEGAQMRLSAPDAPFTALFRTDTGHPASAHSATLILFNPGETPAPVDAGRLIERTGGQLGTFIDRTPEAEPIAFHPGASIDLQPGEIRILVAERAKVAAPPPPTTPEGKGRVVIEAVTPEIDGGRSAVKRVVGEQVRVEADIFSDGHEIINAAILSRVVGEETWRRDPMVFVDNDRWAGHFPLERNARYEFTIEAWRDGFSSWVRDTLKKRDAGIDVRLETIEGVELIQIAEDLASGADKQRLDALIRSLAAEPEGSPVILEKILAPESTALIRRNAERVNLSRYPVNIPVIADRLAARFSAWYEIFPRSQSGDPNRHGTFADVIRRLPEIRELGFDVLYFTPIHPIGKTNRKGKNNTLKAQPGDVGSVYAVGSEEGGHEAVHPELGTLADFRQLVAASHAHGMEVAIDFAIQCSPDHPWIKNHPEWFEWRPDGTLKFAENPPKKYEDISNVHFYGGALPSLWIELRDIVLGWCAHGARIFRVDNPHTKPIPFWEWMLREVNAQYPDAIFLAEAFTRPKMMKKLAKAGYQQSYTYFTWRNTKQELTEYALELAGEMGEYYRPNFFANTPDINPYYLQTSGRPGFIVRATLAATLSSIYGIYNGFELCEAAPYPGKEEYLDSEKYELKAWDYHRPGNIREHIIKLNQARRDNPALWDFRNIHFTGAWNDNIIAYAKVTPERDNCVFVMVNLDPKNRQECTYEVPLHLLGLPDDGAVEVEDLLAGYKFELYGKNHRIALDPADRSAIVWRLRPRRS, encoded by the coding sequence ATGAACGCACCGAACACCGCGATGGCGCCCGCGACCCGGACTGGGGCGGAGACCGTGGCCCTGCCGGCCGCCTTCGCGCCCCGCGCCCAGGGTCCGCGCATCTACAACCTGTTCCCGCTCCTCGTCGGTACGGTCTCGGCCTGGACGACGGAACTGCCGCGCATCGCCGGTCTCGGCTTCGACTGGGTCTATCTCAACCCGTTCCACCAGACCGGCGGCTCACGCAGCCTCTACGCCGTGGCCGATCTCGACGCGCTGGATGAGCGGTTCCGCGATCCCGACGGCACGCCCGACGACGAGCAGATCACCCGCTTCTGCCGGGCGGCGGCGTCGCACGGCCTTTCGGTGATGAGCGACCTCGTCATCAATCACACCGCCGACAACGCCCGCCTGTTCCACGAGCGGCCCAACTTGTTCGTGCGGGACGCCGACGGCAAGCCGGTGAGCCCGGCAGCGATCGATCCGGACGATCCGTCGAAGCGCACGGTCTGGGGGGACCTGATCGAGCTCGACTACCATTCCGAACATGCGCGGGACGAGCTGACCCGAATCTTCGACGGCTACATCGCCCGGCTGCAGCGCCTCGGCGTACGTGGCTTCCGCTGCGATGCGGCTTACAAGGTGCCGCCGGATGTCTGGCGGGCTCTGATCCAGGCCGCCAAGCAGCGTGAGCCGGACACGCTGTTCGCCGCCGAAACCCTCGGCTGCACCTTCGAGGAGGCGCAGGCGACGGCCGGTGCGGGCTTCGACTATCTGTTCAACTCCTTCGCGTGGTGGAATCTCAAAGCACCTTGGGCTCTGGAGCAGTACGAGCGGCTGCGGATAGTCGCCCCCTCCATCGCCTTCCCCGAGAATCACGACATGAGCCGGCTCGCCGCCGACATCCCCGGCGGCGCGGAGGCGGTCGCCCAGCGGCTGAAGACGCGATACGCGCTGGCGGCCTTCTTTTCGGCCGGCGTGCTGATGCCGATCGGCTACGAGTGGGGCTATGCCCGAGCGCTCCACGTCGTCGAGACCCATCCCGGCTCGCGCGAGCACGAAACCGGCATCGACATCTCGGGCTATGTGGCGGCGATCAACGCGCTGAAGGCTGAGATCCCGGCCGCCAATGTCGAGGGCGCGCAGATGCGCCTTTCGGCGCCCGACGCACCCTTCACCGCCCTGTTCCGCACCGATACGGGCCATCCGGCCTCGGCGCATTCGGCCACGCTGATCCTGTTCAATCCGGGTGAGACACCGGCCCCGGTCGATGCCGGCCGCCTCATCGAGCGGACCGGCGGCCAGCTCGGCACCTTCATCGACCGGACCCCCGAAGCCGAGCCCATCGCCTTCCATCCGGGTGCCAGCATCGATCTGCAGCCAGGCGAGATCCGCATCCTCGTGGCCGAGCGCGCCAAGGTCGCCGCCCCGCCACCGCCGACGACACCGGAAGGCAAGGGCCGCGTCGTCATCGAGGCGGTGACGCCGGAGATCGACGGCGGCCGCTCGGCGGTGAAGCGTGTCGTCGGCGAGCAGGTCCGTGTCGAGGCCGATATCTTCTCCGACGGCCATGAGATCATCAACGCGGCGATCCTTTCCCGCGTCGTCGGCGAGGAGACGTGGCGACGCGACCCGATGGTGTTCGTCGACAACGACCGCTGGGCCGGCCATTTCCCACTCGAGAGGAACGCCCGCTACGAGTTCACCATCGAAGCGTGGCGCGACGGCTTCTCCTCCTGGGTCCGCGACACTCTGAAGAAGCGCGATGCCGGCATCGATGTGCGCCTGGAGACGATCGAGGGCGTCGAGTTGATCCAGATCGCCGAGGATCTGGCGAGCGGCGCCGACAAGCAGCGGCTCGATGCGCTGATCCGCTCGCTCGCCGCCGAGCCCGAGGGCTCGCCCGTGATCCTCGAAAAGATCCTGGCCCCCGAATCGACCGCGCTGATCCGGCGCAACGCCGAGCGGGTGAACCTCTCGCGCTATCCGGTGAACATCCCGGTCATCGCCGACCGCCTCGCCGCCCGCTTCTCGGCTTGGTACGAGATCTTCCCGCGTTCGCAATCCGGCGATCCGAACCGCCACGGTACCTTCGCGGACGTGATCCGGCGCCTGCCCGAGATCCGCGAACTCGGCTTCGACGTGCTCTATTTCACCCCGATCCACCCGATCGGGAAGACGAACCGCAAGGGCAAGAACAACACGCTCAAGGCGCAGCCCGGCGATGTCGGCTCGGTCTACGCGGTGGGCTCGGAAGAAGGCGGCCACGAGGCCGTGCATCCCGAACTCGGCACGCTTGCAGATTTCCGCCAGCTCGTTGCCGCGAGCCACGCGCACGGCATGGAAGTCGCCATCGACTTCGCGATCCAGTGCTCGCCGGACCATCCGTGGATCAAGAACCACCCGGAATGGTTTGAGTGGCGCCCCGACGGCACGCTGAAATTCGCCGAGAACCCGCCGAAGAAGTACGAGGACATCTCCAACGTCCATTTCTACGGCGGGGCTTTGCCCTCGCTCTGGATCGAGCTGCGCGACATCGTCCTCGGCTGGTGCGCGCATGGCGCTCGCATCTTCCGGGTCGACAACCCGCACACCAAGCCGATCCCGTTCTGGGAGTGGATGCTGCGCGAGGTGAATGCCCAGTACCCCGACGCCATCTTCCTGGCGGAGGCCTTCACCCGGCCGAAGATGATGAAGAAGCTGGCCAAGGCCGGCTACCAGCAGAGCTACACCTACTTCACGTGGCGCAACACGAAGCAGGAGCTGACCGAGTACGCCCTGGAATTGGCCGGCGAGATGGGCGAGTACTATCGCCCGAACTTCTTCGCCAACACGCCCGATATCAATCCGTACTATCTCCAGACCAGCGGCCGGCCGGGCTTCATCGTGCGCGCGACACTGGCCGCGACGCTCTCGTCGATCTACGGCATCTACAACGGCTTCGAACTGTGCGAGGCCGCGCCGTATCCCGGCAAGGAAGAGTACCTCGATTCGGAGAAATATGAGCTGAAGGCGTGGGACTATCACCGCCCGGGCAATATCCGCGAGCACATCATCAAGCTCAATCAGGCACGCCGGGACAACCCGGCCTTGTGGGACTTCCGGAACATCCACTTCACGGGGGCCTGGAACGACAACATCATCGCCTACGCGAAGGTCACGCCGGAGCGCGACAACTGCGTGTTCGTGATGGTCAACCTCGATCCGAAGAACCGCCAGGAATGCACCTACGAGGTGCCGCTGCATCTTCTCGGTCTGCCCGATGACGGGGCGGTCGAGGTCGAGGATCTGCTCGCGGGCTACAAGTTCGAGCTCTACGGCAAGAACCACCGGATCGCCCTCGACCCCGCCGACCGTTCGGCGATCGTCTGGCGGCTGCGGCCTCGGCGCTCCTGA
- the glgB gene encoding 1,4-alpha-glucan branching protein GlgB: MTALDEKAAARNEGQAAANVPNRSGSTEAPRAPRPADSLGGDGGAPRVGRPASQPRDGHLHPDAVAAVMAADHGDAFGVLGPHQVGPGAWEVRAILPEAKSARLVTGGQSIPFERVHPDGFYVASVKSEGRPLYEIEVEAWDGTSARRHDPYGFGPSLEQSEIDGLRQIGSNLVYRVLGAHAGELDGISGFRFAVWAPNARRVSVVGDFNDWDGRRHPMRLWLNGGVWELFVPGLKAGQNYKFEIRGPDGTLQPLKADPVAFRAQHPPQTASVLQGLNEPQWHDSAWMDSRGEKDPRHAAMSVYEVHLGSWARVPGEGNRYLTYKELSDRLIPYVKELGFTHIELLPITEYPFDGSWGYQPVSLFAPTSRFGTPDDFVAFVNAAHAAGIGILLDWVPGHFPLDAHGLGLFDGTHLYEHADPRQGFHQDWGTYIYNFGRTEVSAFLTANARFWLEHYHLDGLRVDAVASMLYLDYSRRAGEWIPNQYGGNENLDAINFMRKTNEATYSHAPGTITVAEESTSWPGVSHPTYTGGLGFGFKWNMGWMHDTLKYMSEDPIHRRYHHHNLTFGLLYAFSENFVLPLSHDEVVHGKGSLLGKMPGDRWQKFANLRAYFGFMWGHPGKKLLFMGGEFGQEREWNHNQSLDWHLLDDSLHAGVKDLIRDLNHVYTSTPALYVRDVEPGGFQWLVADDSDNSVIAWARKGKAEGEVAIVVSNFTPVPREGYRVGVPAAGYYREAINSDAERYGGSNVGNMGGVQSQPEQSHGQPHSLSLTLPPLSTLILIREG; encoded by the coding sequence ATGACGGCTCTGGACGAGAAGGCCGCGGCTCGAAACGAGGGGCAGGCGGCCGCCAACGTCCCGAACAGGTCAGGTTCGACCGAGGCGCCTCGCGCGCCCCGGCCGGCGGATTCGTTGGGCGGAGATGGGGGAGCGCCGCGCGTCGGCCGTCCTGCGTCGCAACCCCGCGACGGCCATCTCCACCCCGATGCGGTTGCCGCCGTCATGGCGGCCGATCACGGGGATGCTTTCGGCGTGCTCGGTCCGCATCAGGTCGGGCCCGGTGCTTGGGAAGTCCGTGCGATCCTGCCCGAGGCCAAGTCGGCTCGGCTCGTGACCGGCGGTCAGAGCATCCCGTTCGAGCGCGTCCACCCGGATGGATTCTACGTCGCCAGCGTGAAGAGCGAGGGCCGTCCGCTCTACGAGATCGAGGTCGAGGCCTGGGACGGCACCAGCGCCCGCCGCCACGATCCCTACGGCTTCGGCCCCTCGCTGGAGCAGAGCGAGATCGACGGCCTTCGCCAGATCGGCAGCAACCTCGTCTACCGCGTGCTCGGCGCCCATGCGGGTGAACTCGACGGCATTTCCGGCTTCCGCTTCGCGGTCTGGGCCCCGAACGCCCGCCGGGTCAGCGTGGTCGGCGACTTCAACGATTGGGACGGCCGGCGCCACCCGATGCGGCTGTGGCTCAACGGCGGCGTCTGGGAGCTGTTCGTGCCCGGTCTCAAGGCCGGCCAGAACTACAAATTCGAGATCCGCGGCCCCGACGGGACGTTGCAGCCGCTCAAGGCCGACCCGGTCGCTTTCCGGGCCCAACACCCGCCGCAGACAGCCTCCGTGCTGCAGGGCCTCAACGAGCCGCAATGGCACGACAGCGCCTGGATGGACTCACGCGGCGAGAAGGACCCGCGCCACGCCGCCATGTCGGTCTACGAGGTCCATCTCGGCTCCTGGGCGCGGGTGCCGGGCGAGGGCAACCGCTACCTCACCTACAAGGAGCTGTCCGACCGGCTGATCCCCTATGTCAAGGAGCTCGGCTTCACCCATATCGAGCTTCTGCCGATCACAGAGTACCCGTTCGACGGTTCCTGGGGCTACCAGCCGGTCTCGCTGTTCGCACCGACCAGCCGCTTCGGCACGCCCGACGACTTCGTCGCCTTCGTCAACGCCGCCCACGCGGCCGGTATCGGTATCCTTCTCGATTGGGTGCCCGGCCACTTCCCCCTCGACGCACACGGTCTCGGCCTGTTCGACGGCACGCATCTCTACGAGCACGCCGACCCGCGCCAGGGCTTCCACCAGGATTGGGGCACCTACATCTACAATTTCGGCCGCACCGAAGTGTCGGCCTTCCTCACGGCCAACGCCCGCTTCTGGCTGGAGCACTACCATCTCGACGGCCTGCGGGTGGATGCGGTGGCTTCGATGCTCTACCTCGACTACTCGCGGCGCGCGGGCGAGTGGATCCCGAACCAGTACGGTGGCAACGAGAATCTCGACGCCATCAACTTCATGCGCAAGACCAACGAGGCGACCTACAGCCACGCTCCGGGCACGATCACGGTGGCCGAGGAATCGACCTCGTGGCCGGGCGTCTCGCACCCGACCTATACCGGCGGCCTCGGCTTCGGCTTCAAGTGGAACATGGGGTGGATGCACGACACCCTGAAATACATGTCGGAGGATCCGATCCACCGGCGCTACCACCACCACAACCTGACCTTCGGCCTGCTCTACGCCTTCTCGGAAAACTTCGTGCTGCCGCTCTCCCACGACGAGGTGGTGCACGGGAAGGGCTCGCTGCTCGGCAAGATGCCGGGCGACCGCTGGCAGAAATTCGCGAATCTGCGCGCCTATTTCGGCTTCATGTGGGGCCACCCCGGCAAGAAGCTGCTCTTCATGGGCGGCGAGTTCGGCCAGGAGCGCGAGTGGAACCACAATCAGTCGCTCGACTGGCACCTCCTCGACGATTCCCTGCACGCAGGCGTCAAGGATCTGATCCGGGATCTGAACCACGTCTACACCTCGACGCCGGCACTCTATGTCCGCGACGTCGAGCCCGGCGGCTTCCAGTGGCTGGTGGCGGACGACTCCGACAACTCGGTCATTGCCTGGGCCCGCAAGGGCAAGGCGGAGGGGGAGGTCGCCATCGTCGTCTCGAACTTCACGCCGGTGCCGCGTGAGGGTTACCGTGTCGGCGTTCCGGCGGCGGGCTATTACCGCGAGGCGATCAACTCCGACGCCGAGCGCTACGGCGGCTCGAATGTCGGCAATATGGGTGGCGTGCAGAGCCAGCCGGAGCAGAGCCACGGCCAGCCGCACTCGCTGAGCCTGACGCTGCCGCCGCTCTCGACCCTGATCCTGATCCGCGAGGGTTGA